AGCGGGCCATGCCGAGGGTTGCCATGGACAGCAGGAAGGATTCGCTGGCTCCGATGCTGAGCTGGACGCTGCGCATATCTGACGGCGCGCTCAGCGAGTTGTAGATAATGGGGTTGCCCGGGTTCAGCAGCTGAATGAGCACGGTCATGGCCAGAATGGACGCGTTGTCCTGGATAATGGTGCCGAGCAGGGTCGGCGGGGAGGTCACATTGGTCATGGAGCAGGTGCAGATGGTGATGGGCTGGTTGCCTGCGGCCGCGCCGAGGACATTTTCAAGACACTCGTAGTTGTTGGAGAGCGGTGAGAGGGGGCAGACTACCTCCAGCACCACGTATTTATCCCAGATGTCATAATAGCGTTTCACGAGCTCGTAGCTTGCCAGAACCCCATCCCGAATTCGTCCAGTGCCCACATTGTGCGGGTTAGTCCGCAGAGCAGAGGCGATGGGCTTGTCCGAATATTTCAGCTGGATGGCATACTGCTTGAGAATCTTGTTCTCCTTGTCATTTCCCAGTCCTGGGTAGTCGATGCTGGAAGCCTTGGACATCTGCAGCACCTCGCTGGTCTGGGTCAGCTTGTGATATTTGATGGCGTCGTACACGTTAGCCTTGTGCACCGTATCGTCTGTCTCAATATAGGTGACCAGGCCCGCCGAGTTGGCCATGACCGGGAAGGGATCCTCGCGGTCCGGCCCGATAAAGACAGAGCTGTTCCGGCCGTAGACCTCAAAGTTGCGGGGGACAGTTCCCAAAGCTTCGTTTACCATGGCCTCTGACAGAAAGACCTTGTCGCCGTCAACCCGGGCGCCGTTTTTGCGGAAGACCTCCAGCACCTCCTCGTGCTCAAAGGCCACGCCGATTTCATCCAGCACCCGCAAAGACATGGCGTGAATGTGTTCAACCTCTTTTTCCGAAATGAAACAATCCTGAATATCTCTTAACATTTTTTCTCCTCCTGAATGTTTTTTGTTTTACTCAATGCTTTCCAAAGTTTTGGGATCAAGCATCCCATCCTTACTGCCGATAACGTTGTTCTTTTCGCCCAGCTTCAGCTTGGCGGTCACCAGGGATACAATGAGCCCGATGACACTCCAGACGATGATCCAGATAAAAATACTGTTGTAGCCCGATACCTTGTCCGCGTCCAGCCAGCTTCCCATCATGGTGTACATGAAAGACTCCGGCGCGTAGGCAAAGACCGAGATAATGCCCATGGCCACGCCTGTCATGGAGACCGGAATGCCCGCCTCGCCCATGACCGCGTAGGAAATCCCGCGGGTGGCGCAGAAGAAGGCTGTGGCCAGACAGGTGGTGACAATGCCAAAGGCCAGCGTGGTGGGGGTGATCATAATGGAGATGGTGGCCGCAATGCCCAGGACAAAGTAGACTGCCAGCACCTTGGCCCGGGAGGCGAATTTATCAGCCACCAGCCCGCCGATAATGGTCGCCACCGCGGCGATCACGTAGTTCCTTGTAATGGCAAGCAAGCCCTGACGCCACCGCGTCCGACACGCCGATAATATCCGCGCAGTAGGGGCCAAAGTAGGCCACCGCTGCCGCAAAGGCCATATAAGCCGAAGCCACGATCAGGGTGGTGAGCCAGGTGCCCGGCACCTTCAGCACCTCGACGAACCGGCGCAGGTTCACCGGTTCGTCGGTGGCGGTGTTGGCCCCCGGGAAGGTGAACAGAATGAGCAGCGCAAAGGCAATATACAGCCCTGCGATAAAGAACAGCAGTACCCGGATGCCCGCGACGCCGTCCACAAAGGCGCCGATAATGGCCAGGCCGGCAAAGCCCACCAGCGCGTTGGCGCCCCACTTAATGCCCTCGCTGAGACCGAACATCTTGCCCTGTTCTTCCTCGCTGCCCAGCAGCCGCACATACTTAAGCATGGCGGACCAGAAAGTAAAGATGGAAAAGATGCCGTAGCCAAAGAAAATAATGAGCAGGCAAATGTAGGATGGGAAAAAGCCGAACCAGATGGTCAGGCCCCCCAGCCCTAAAAACGAAATGACCAGCAGGGTCTTGGTGTTTACCTTATCCGCAATAAAGCCGGAGGGCAGGTAAAAAATCAGGTTGGCAATGCCGTTGACGGACCCCAGCATGCCGTACTCGGCGTTGGTCAGCCCCAGCGCCGCAATCAATTGGTTGTAATACAGGTTTCTCACGCCGATACAGGCAAAGAACACAATCCCCGACGCAATGCTGATCATCAGCAGAGCGTACATGCGTTTCCCCTTGGATAGGTTCAATCGGCCGTTTACTAAATCTGCCATCGTGTAGTCTCCTCTCTCTTCTCGATGTTTGATGCTTTTTATTAACGCAAGGACCGTGCCAAAATGAAATGACGCAGTCAGGCGGTTTCGGCGGCGGGTACCGTCAAAAAGTGATTCATTATGATTCGGAAAAGTCATTTTGAATCGCGTGTGACCCCGGGCGTTTTTTCCGGATATATAAGCGTACCCCAAAAGCGGGACAGAAAGCGAGGTTCGAAAATGGCAGTTGTAAAGTACACAAAGGCAGTGGCCCTGAAGGTGGTCTCCAATTACGGAGAACAAAAAGGAAAGATTGTGAAAAAGACGAAAACCTATGGCGACGTCAAGCCTGCCGCCACCGATGAGGCGCTCTACGCGACCTATAAGCACATCAAGGGGCTCCAGGAGCCCATCGGGGAAGGCTGTATGCGGGTCACCACTGATGATCTGGTAGAAAACGCGTAAGCATTTAATTCAGGAAAGAGAGGAGAAAACAAATGGAAGCAGAGACAAGTAAGGATTTGGTATTGTATTTTGAACGCAGTGATGGCAAGAGCTACAGCGTGAGCATTCCGGATTACCTGGAGGGCATCACCGACGAACAGATCAAGGCAGGGGCCCAGGGCATTTTGGCCGAGGGCGTTTTTGAGCCCGATGGCTTTGCGCTGGTCAAGGCCACAAACGCCGTCAGAATCGACACCACAAAAACCGAAGTGCCCCTGGAGACCGAATAGGCAAAGGGCATCCCAGGTGTTTTAACAGGCAGGCAGAAAACAGCCTGCCTGTTTGCGTGTCAGAAAACTGGCACAGTCCGAGACTCCGCCTTTTATCCAGATAAGAAAAAAGGTCCAGGCGCTGCGGGTGACGGCCGGGAATCGTGACGTACGTTCTGCACAGCCGGACATTGGCTAGATAAAGTGTTCCACTTTAGTGAAGAAAATATTAATGTGAATGCAGTGCCCGCAGGACGCTTTTTTCTTCCTTAGGTAAAAGGCTTCATCTCTTGGTTTTCTGACCGCTTGCCCGTTTTTATTGTAGGGAACCACGCCCTATGGTCAAGCTGAGCGGGTATGGTTCCGAGTCATTGGATGTACCTTAGAGTAGATTAAAAGGAGAGCATATGAAATATAAAAAGACAGCCCTGTGGATTTTTCTGGCGGCCGGGAGCGCCGGCCTGGTATTCATCTTTGGCGCAGTGCCGGGGGAGAGCGCTGTACCGCCGCAGACAGAGATCGCCCAGCCAGCGCCGGAGCAGACTGGGCCGGAGCCTGAACTCCCACAGCCGGAGCCTGAGAGCGCTGAACCCGAATCCGGGCCAGCGGCGATTGCGCCAGAAATGGCCAGCGCTCATTTCGAGATGGCAGAATACCGGTGTGATTGTGCCGGCCTTTGTGACGGCTGGCCGGCCCGGATGAACCCAGTGCTGCTCGACAGAATCGAGGCCCTGCGTGAGTACTATGGGCTTCCGGTTGTTATCACCTCCGGCGTGCGGTGCGAGGACCGCAACACCGAGGTGGGCGGCGTGGCCTGGTCCTTCCACAAGCGCGGCGACGCCGCGGACCTGTACTGCCCGGGTGTGGCCGTGGGGGATCTGGCCCAGACTGCCAAAGATCTGGGCATGAACGTTCTACCCTATTACGCGAGCGGCTATATTCATGTAGAGGTGTAAAAAGGCAGCATAAAGGAAATTGTGATAAAATATTCGACAAAGATCGAGGTGCAAAAAATGAAAAATAAGATTTCAATCCGAGGGCTTACGGCTGCCGCCGCCGTTGCTGCTGTTCTGTTTTTGTTCGCCGGCTGCCAGGCAGAAGCGCCGGCGCAGCAGACGGAAGCGACAGCCGAGCAGCAGACAGAAGCCGCAGTGCCCAGCGCCAGGCGAATCACCCCTGGTGAAGTGCTGAGCCAGATTTATCACGCGGAATTTGAGGGCCAGGAGGGCATGAGCCGTGACTGGATTAGCGACGCCAAGGGAAATGAACATCTCCTCCTCAGGGAATCCACCGATGACGAAGGACGCCTGGTGCGCCTGATGCTGGTCTATGACCGGAAGTCTCAGAACGACGCCTGCGACCTGGCGGTTCTTGAGCAGGTTACCTACGAGCAGAGAGGGGAGGAGTGCCACGCGGTGGACACATCCATCCTTGACATGTACGCAGTGGTCCAAGATACCGGGGAGGTCATCGCCTCGGGCAAGACAGACTGGGGCGATATTGGAAGCAAGGCCTATCAGGCCGCGACGGGAGAGTAGGCGCCCGATAAATAACGAATCATTCATAAAAAACCAACCCGTATCGCTGTGATACGGGTTGGTTTTTTATTGGCCTTCATATTCGTCCTTTTGATAGATTCTGTCGAGAATCCACCGGGTATTGTCCGCGTTTCGGATAAAACACCAGTATTCGACAAAGGGGCGGGAGAAGTAGCTGCCTGAGATAAAACGGCCGGTGGTGCTGTCGGCGGTGTAATCCTCCATTTTACCGTGTATATGGCAGCACAGGCAGGCTGTTTTCCGGTCTCCGGGAATTTTGTACCCGGCCGATACCGGTGTGGCGTAGAGGAGGCGGATATTGCGCAGGACATTGCGCTCGTTTCTCTGGGCCATCCAGTTCAGCTTTGTCTGAAAGGTGTTGTAAAGGGAATCGCTGAGGTAATATCGGGCGTCCTCCAGGCGGTTGTCGGTCCAGGCCTGCTGGATCGCCAGGTAGGCCTCACGAATCTGGTCCTTCATCTCAGCGCTGTCCCAGAGGCTGTCATTTTGGGCCGCGGCCCTAAGCCATTTTTTTGTCTCTTTCTTCTGAGCGCCGGGCGGGCTGTATCTGAAGGATCTGGCAGTGGCAATGGTGGCAAAAACCATGACCAGGCTGCCTGCTCCCGCTACGGTGCCGGCTGGCGAGCCGCTGTGGTAGGGCCTGTAAAAGCGGCGCGGACCCGGGGTACTGCCAGAGCTGTGACTGCCGCTGCTGTGACCGCCGCTCCCGCCACCCCCGCCTCCACCACCGCCACCGCCGCCACCAGCCCGGGCAAAGGCGGCGGGAGACAGAACAGCCAGCAGAAACAGGAGGGTGAGTAATGAAATGAGGACTCTTTTCATAACAATCTCCTTGAAAATAAAATATACTTACTTATAATATAACGCATATTATAACAAAAATGTGCTTCAATAAAAAGCAGCCCGTATCGCCGCGATACGGGCTGCTTTTTTATTGTTGTCCGATGCCTGCGCAGCAGCGCAGGAACGCGTTAAACTCGTCGATATTGTGGAAGGTGTCGGTCATGAGCAGGGTGTACTCTGCAATCTCAAGGGAGCGCTTCTGGATAAAGCCGAGCTCGCGCTTTTCAATACGCTTGAGGTCGCAGGTCAGGGCCATGTCGGAGGAGATGCGGGTAATCAGGCTGATCACCGCGTACTGCAGGGCGTCCTGGAAGATGCTGTCACAGACGTCCTGACAGCTCAGCACCTTCAGGCGGTAGCTGACCCTTTGGTTTTCTGCCCAGAGCTTTTCCATGGTGCATTCAAAGCTGTGGTACATGTCCGCCATAAAATCCAGGTCATAGGACTGCATGGCCAGACGCTTGTCCTCAGGCAAAGCCGTATAGCCCAGCCAGGACACATAGTTGATGATCATGCTGCCGGTCAGGCGGCCGATGTCAATGGCCTTTGGCCCGTAGCCGGAAAACTCAGTGTCGATGATCTTAACCTTACCTGGCCCCACCATGATGTTGGAGCTGTGGAGGTCGTTGTGGATCAGGCACTCGTCATTATTCAGGTATTTATAGCCCAGGGCGTGGACGCGCGCCCTGATTTTTTCATTCGACAGGATACGCTGCCGGGTTTCTTCGGCCTCGGGCTCCAGTGGTTTTTCGGCACAGAGCAGAACATTGTTCACAAAGAGGAGGTCGTAAAGCCGCTTGGATTCGTCGTTGTAGAAAAAGTGCTTCACGCCCTCAAGCTTGCGCCCGGTCATCAGAAGGTCCGAGGTGTGGAAGAACAGCAGGGCCAGAAAAATCCCCATTTTTTTGCCCACATCAGGGTAAGTGACGCCCGCGGTCAGCTCGAAGCGCAGCAGCTCCAGATCCATGAGGTCCTCCATGACAATGACGCCCGCGGCCTCGTCAAAAAGGTAGATGTCCGGGGCGATATCCTCGTAGAGGGTTCCCATAAAGGTGAGTACTGCAATCTCGGTGCGCAGGCGCTCCATAAGCACCGGGTGGTCGCCGCCGTCGGCCTCCTTAAAGGCGCGGATGTAAGGCAGCAGCTGCTTGACCACAACGGAGCAGTTGGTGTTCAGGTCTCTGACCGCAAAGATCAGGTTGACATAGCCCTCGATGTTCTGGATCTCCTCGTGGAGGTCGATGACGTTGAGGAGGGCGTTTTCGGGGAAGATTTTCTTCTGGATCAGATAGTCTTTAATGGTGTCTCGGTTCAGAGGTTCCATGGTTATGCCTCCTTAAAGGCTTCGGCCGGGTGCTTTCCAGCCATTTTCCGCAGGTAGTCGGTCAGGTCGGTGATTTTTCTGTAAGCGCCGCGGTTTAAAAACAGCTCGATGGTCATGAGCAGCACCAGCTGCTCGGGATAGATGCGGTCCGGTGTTTTCAGCCGCTCGAGGTCGTAGCAGATGCCGCGGTCACCGATGCGGGAGGCGGCATTCAGGGCTGTGTACAGCAGTGTATCCTGGAAATGGGTCAACAGGTAGGCGTCCACATCCAGGCTGCGGAGGCGGTAGCTGTCACTCCGGTTTTTGTCGCACAGCGCCCGGAATTCTTCCTCAAAGCACTGGTACATGGTGTTGATGGAATCCAGCAGATAGGCTCTGAAAACAGCCTTCTCGCCCTCGGTGTGCTCATGGTCGCCGTACCAGGAGAAAAAGTTGAGGCAGAAGCTGGCAATGAGCCGTCCCCAGTCCTGGGCAATGGGCCCAAAGCCTGCGAACTCGGTGTCGATGATCTTCATGCTGTGGTCATTGACCATGATGTTGGAGGCGTGCAGATCGGTGTGGATCAGGCACTCCTTGTCGGTCAGGAACTGGTGGCGCATCTGGCGGATCATGCTCTGAATTTTTTCGTTTTCGATGATGGCTCTGCGCAGGGGCCAGGTGGCCTCAGGCATGTACCGGTTGTCGGATACGATGGTGCAGTCGGCAAACAAAAAGAAATCCAGGGCGGTGTATTCCGGATTCTCAAAGAACTTTTCGAGCTCCTGTTTTTTATAGCGGGTCAGGTGCAGATCTGAGGAGTAGAAAAGGTTCCGGGCCATAAAGCGGCCGATCTTTTCGGGAAATTCAGGGTGCTCCTTCATACGGCAGTGCTCGTAGCGAAGCAGGCTGTGGTCGGTCAGGTCCTCCATGACAATGATGCCGCGGGGCTCGTCAAAAAGATAGATCTTGGGGCAGATGCCCGGGTACACCGAATCCCAGAAAATCAGGACTGAGATTTCTGAGCGGAGCCGTCCGATATCCAGGCTCCAGTCGTGCATGTACTTGCTGTTCTTGCTGCCGGCGGCTTCGTCCAGCTTGCTTCTGGGCTCGCCCACAATCTGTTTGAGCACCATGGATTTGCCGTTTTGGTCGTAAATGTGGTATATAAGGTTTACATATCCGTCAATGCTTTCCTTGATGGCGTGGAGGTCTTCCACCACGAGCTCGGCATCCTGCGGATAAAGGTCTTTATCTTTCAGATAGGCGGCCACCTGATCCTCGGTCAGATAGTCGTCGGACCAGTAAGGGATTGCTTCCTGGGACATATCATCACTTCCTTTTATAGCGGTAATCGAATCAAAGGGTATCGTGGCGATACCCTTTGAAAAACGTTGGTCTGTTTTATTTTTTGTTCCGGTGCTTGTCCATATAGCTGTGGATGGCTTCCTCAAGCGCCTCGATGCCCTCGCCGGTAATGGCGCTGACCTCGTAGATTTTCTTCTTGTTCACACCGGCAAAGTTCATAAAGCGGTAGCTCCTCTTCATATCAGCGTCCTCGCGGTCAATCTTGGTAATGACGCCGATGGCCGGAATGTTAAAGGTAAAGACAAAATTGGGCGGAATGGTATTCTGGGTGTCGACGCTGGAGATCACCACAATGACCAGCCCGGCGTCGCAGGACACGTTGATGGCCTGTCTGCAAAAGAAGGGCATCTCAATAAATTCACCGGGTGTATCAATAAAATCTTCGGTGTAGGTGACCTGCTGGGTTTTGGCGTAGTGGATTTCCTGCTGGGTAAGGCGCTGCATCAGAGTTGTTTTGCCGCAGCCGATCTTGCCGACGAGCGCCACACGGTTTCGGTTACTCGCCATCTTTTAGGAATAGGTAATTTTGGGAATATCGAAGCCCAAAACGGAATGCAGGGTGTTTAAGATTTCCTGTACAGCGGCTTTGACATCACTGACACGCCCTGTGATGACAAGGGAACCGCTGAAACGGTCGAGAAAGCCGATTTCTACCGGGGCGGCTTTGGTGCCCGCGTCGGCGGAGATAATGGCAGCCTCGCTGGGGGTGATGGTTAAAATGCCGATGGCGTCGCAGTTTTCGTCATCGAGCCCTAATTTAATATAGACATCGCTTTTGGGTTTGGCGATAATATGCGCTAAGGTGACCTGTTTACCAGGAACGTATTCCTGTATGGACCTTGGTGTTTTTTTCTCTTCTGACATGGTCGATCTCTCCTTCTGTTGGGTATAAATAGTAACCTTATTATAGCATTAATCTGAATACCGTTACAGGTTGAAACGATATTTTACTTACAACGGCCAAAATAGTGCGGGTTTTATTGGGAAGTGGAGACAGCCCTCTGCGCCATATTCTTAAATTTTCACTTCCATTCTAAAGGAAATTCGGTTAAAATAAAATCTTATGGTAGATTCTTTGGAGGAAGCATATTATAATAATTCTTAGATAAATAAGGACTTGGGAGGTAATACATGATTTGGTTAGAAGTTCAAATCACGACGACGCTGGAAGCAGAAGAGGCAATCGTCAATCTGTTTTATGAGGTCGGCGCCAAGGGCGTTGTCATCGAATCCGGCGAAAACCTGATGATGATTCAGGAGGACCCTACCATCAACTATATTGATGAGAGCATCCTGAACATGGACCCGGATGTCTCAGTCATCCGCGGGTATTTCAATGAAAAGCTGGACTGTGACGAATGTATCCATCAACTGCTGACCGGCATTAAAAAACTGCCTGCCTGCGGCCTGAACCCCGGTGAGTGTGAGCTGTCCATCACCGAGGTGGAGGAGGACGACTGGGCCAACTCATGGAAAAAATACTACAAGCCCACCCGGGTTGGCAAGAGCATTATCATCAAGCCCACCTGGGAGGACTATACCCCTGAGGCGGACGAGATCGTCGTCAACATGGACCCCGGCATGGCCTTCGGCACCGGCACCCACGAGACCACCCAGCTCTGTGTGACCAAGCTTGAGGAGTATATCCGGCCTGACGATATGGTGCTCGACATTGGCTGCGGTACGGGTATTCTCTCCATCATCGCCGGGGAGCTGGGCTGCAGGCACGTCATCGGCGTGGACTTTGACCCGGTGGCGGTCAAGGTGGCCAGAGAAAACATCGCGCTCAATAATATGGAAGATAAAATTGAAATCCGCGAGGGCAACCTTCTGGACGTCATCGCAGCGGATGAAAAGGCAGAGATCATCGTGGCCAACATCCTGGCAGAGGCCATCATCGAGCTGGCTCGGATCATCAAGCCCTATTTGAAGGAAGCGGGGGTGTTCATCTCATCCGGCATTATCAATGACCGTCTGGAAGCGGTTTTAAAGACCCTGAACGACGAGGGCTTCGAGATTTTGAACATTGAGCAGATGGGCGAGTGGAACAGCGTTGCCGCCCGGATTAAGGCATAAAGGAGTTCTTTTGTATGCATCGTTTTTTTGTATCCCCCGGACAGATTGAGGATGGACAGGTCACCATTGAAGGGGAGGATTTTAAGCATATTACCAAGGTGCTGCGCCTGAGAGACGATGAGGCCATTGAGGTCTGTGACGGCCGCGGCACGGACCATATCGTGACGGTGGAGACTGTGGGAAAGGACAGCCTGAAGGGGCGTATCCTGGAAAGCCACCCGTCCCGCGGAGAGACGGACGGCCTGCGGGTTACCCTGTTCCAGGGCGTACCCAAGGGGCAGAAGATGGAGTCCGTCATTCAGAAATGCGTGGAGGCCGGCGCGGCCTCCATTGTGCCCTTCACCTCGGAGCGCACAGTGGTAAAGCTGGGCGATAAGGAAGAGAAAAAGACCCGGCGCTGGCAGCGCGTTGCCTACGAGGCCGCCAAGCAGTCCAAGCGCGGCATCATCCCCCATGTGGCAGAGGTGACCACCCTGTCCGCGGTGGCAGACACCTTGGATAACTATGACCTGGTGCTCATTGCCTATGAAGACGAGGAAGAAAGCAGCCTGAAAAGCGTAATTTCCTCCCTGGAGTTTGATCCGGAGAAAATCGCGGTCATCATCGGCCCCGAGGGCGGTTTTGCCCCCGCAGAGGCTGCCATGATCGAGGAGGCCGGCGGCTACTCTGTGAGCCTTGGACGCCGGATTCTGCGCACCGAGACCGCGGGCGTGGTGCTGCTGGCGCAGCTGAACTTTTTTTACGAAGACTGAAAATCACAAGTTAGAATAACGACTGGAGCTTTAACACAGATGAACAACAAGACTGTCGCTTTCCATACTCTTGGCTGTAAGGTGAATTCCTACGACACCGAGGCCATGATGGAAATTTTTGAAAAGGCGGGCTACCGCATCGTCGGGTTCGCCGAATACGCCGACGTGTATGTGGTCAACACCTGCACCGTCACCCATCTGGGCGACCGGAAATCCCGCAATATGATGCGCAAGGCAAGGCGCGCGAACCCGGACGCGGTCATCGTGGCGGTGGGCTGCTATGTGCAGGTAGCCCCCGACGAGGTCCAGGCCATCGAGGAGGTGGATCTGATTATCGGTACCAAAAACCGGGCCGATATCGTAGCCGACATCGAGGCCTACCAAAAGGATAAGACCCAGAACAATTTTGTTTCCGATATTATGCGGGAGCACCACTATGAGGATTTAAACATCACTGAAACCAAGGGCAAGACCCGGGCCTTTTTAAAAATCCAGGAGGGCTGTAACCAGTTCTGTACCTACTGCATTGTCCCCTTTGCCAGGGGGCCGGTCCGCAGCCGCCCGGTGGACGCTGTCCTGAGCGAGGTAAAGCGGGTAGCGGCCCATGGCTACGCAGAGGTGGTGCTCACCGGTATCCACATTGCCTCCTACGGCGTGGACCTGGGGCACGGTGTGGACCTGCTGAGCCTGATCCGGGCAGTGGACAAGGTTGAGGGCGTGAAACGTATCCGCCTCGGCTCCCTCGAACCCCTGCTGCTCACCGAAGAATTTGTGCAGGGGCTGTCGGAGATCAAGACCTTCTGTCCCCACTTCCACCTGTCGCTGCAGAGCGGCTGTGATACGGTTTTAAGCCGTATGGGCCGCAAATACACCACCGCCCAGTACGCGGAGATTGTAAAGCGGGTGCGCCGCGCCTTTGATTATCCAGCCATCACGACGGATATTATGGTTGGTTTCCCCGGTGAAACGGAGGAGGAATTTGAGACGACTCTGGCCTTTGTGGAGCAGATTCATTTTTACCAGGTGCATGTCTTTAAATACTCCAGACGCAAGGGCACAAAGGCCGATGCTTTCCAGGGCCAGGTGCCCGAGGATATCAAGACCGAAAGAAGCCACCGCCTGACCCAGAGGGCCAGGGCCTGTGAGCAGGATTTCCTCAAGGCCAACGCGGGCAGAAAAGTGCCTGTGCTCTATGAGCGCGCCAAAGAGGAGGGGACCTATGAGGGACACACCGACAACTATATTCCAGTGGTTCTTAAGACCATTGAAAAAATTAATGGCAAAATTATTGAAACTGAGTTATTATATAAGGAGTCAGAGTTCCATATGACGGGGCTCCTGAATTAGAAGGGAGAAAGATTATGTCTGAAGATTGTATCTTTTGTAAAATCGTAAACGGCGAAATCCCATCGACGGTTGTGTATGAAGATGATCATGTCCTTGCCTTTAACGACATCGACCCACAGGCGCCAGTGCATGTGGTCATCATTCCAAAGGAACACTACGAATCCATTTTATCTGTTCCGGCGGGGGATGACATTATCAGCCACATCCATACCGTCGCCAACCGTTTGGTACTTAAACTGGGAATCGCGGACAGCGGTTTCAGACTGGTGAATAACTGCGGCGCAGACGGCGGACAGACCGTACCGCATCTGCACTACCACCTGCTGGGCGGCAGAAGCATGCAGTGGCCGCCAGGTTAATACGGCCGTCGGCAAAGCCCGGATTGCTGCGTTGCAGT
The DNA window shown above is from Eubacterium limosum and carries:
- a CDS encoding 16S rRNA (uracil(1498)-N(3))-methyltransferase, which produces MHRFFVSPGQIEDGQVTIEGEDFKHITKVLRLRDDEAIEVCDGRGTDHIVTVETVGKDSLKGRILESHPSRGETDGLRVTLFQGVPKGQKMESVIQKCVEAGAASIVPFTSERTVVKLGDKEEKKTRRWQRVAYEAAKQSKRGIIPHVAEVTTLSAVADTLDNYDLVLIAYEDEEESSLKSVISSLEFDPEKIAVIIGPEGGFAPAEAAMIEEAGGYSVSLGRRILRTETAGVVLLAQLNFFYED
- the mtaB gene encoding tRNA (N(6)-L-threonylcarbamoyladenosine(37)-C(2))-methylthiotransferase MtaB; this translates as MNNKTVAFHTLGCKVNSYDTEAMMEIFEKAGYRIVGFAEYADVYVVNTCTVTHLGDRKSRNMMRKARRANPDAVIVAVGCYVQVAPDEVQAIEEVDLIIGTKNRADIVADIEAYQKDKTQNNFVSDIMREHHYEDLNITETKGKTRAFLKIQEGCNQFCTYCIVPFARGPVRSRPVDAVLSEVKRVAAHGYAEVVLTGIHIASYGVDLGHGVDLLSLIRAVDKVEGVKRIRLGSLEPLLLTEEFVQGLSEIKTFCPHFHLSLQSGCDTVLSRMGRKYTTAQYAEIVKRVRRAFDYPAITTDIMVGFPGETEEEFETTLAFVEQIHFYQVHVFKYSRRKGTKADAFQGQVPEDIKTERSHRLTQRARACEQDFLKANAGRKVPVLYERAKEEGTYEGHTDNYIPVVLKTIEKINGKIIETELLYKESEFHMTGLLN
- a CDS encoding histidine triad nucleotide-binding protein codes for the protein MSEDCIFCKIVNGEIPSTVVYEDDHVLAFNDIDPQAPVHVVIIPKEHYESILSVPAGDDIISHIHTVANRLVLKLGIADSGFRLVNNCGADGGQTVPHLHYHLLGGRSMQWPPG